In one window of Prosthecobacter fusiformis DNA:
- a CDS encoding peroxiredoxin: MKHTLTILALAASLFTSAYAGEGEKVDLPAPMVTGINQDGATVNFADVYAKGPTVVFFYPKANTPGCTKQACSLRDAFADLTKEGVQVLGVSFDKPEAQKKFKDDFTLPYDLIADPEGKIVDAFKVERIVKGTMNLASRQAFLVKDGKIVWKDTKASTSEQAADIKRVLAAK, translated from the coding sequence ATGAAACACACCCTGACAATCCTAGCCCTTGCCGCCAGCCTATTCACCAGCGCCTATGCAGGCGAGGGAGAAAAAGTGGACCTTCCCGCCCCTATGGTCACGGGGATCAACCAGGACGGAGCCACCGTGAACTTTGCCGATGTGTATGCCAAAGGCCCAACGGTGGTCTTCTTTTACCCGAAAGCTAACACTCCCGGCTGCACCAAGCAGGCCTGCTCTCTCCGTGATGCATTTGCCGACCTGACCAAAGAAGGCGTCCAGGTGCTGGGAGTGTCCTTCGACAAACCGGAAGCGCAGAAAAAATTCAAAGATGACTTTACCCTTCCCTATGACCTGATCGCCGATCCTGAAGGTAAAATCGTGGATGCCTTCAAGGTGGAACGCATTGTCAAAGGCACCATGAACCTGGCCAGCCGGCAGGCCTTCCTGGTCAAGGACGGCAAGATCGTTTGGAAAGACACGAAGGCCTCCACCAGTGAGCAGGCTGCTGATATCAAGCGCGTGCTCGCAGCCAAATAA
- a CDS encoding hybrid sensor histidine kinase/response regulator has protein sequence MNGSDRIRILIVENEGLVGCDMAACLTGLGYRVVGTCPTGEEALRLYDELRPELVLMDVHLDGALDGIETTKRLQQKGDVAVVYVTACADQETVQRARETQPHGYLLKPFNQDELRLAVEVAATRHLNDLARVRREQSYFEAFQSLADGVIAADLAGVIVFMNPAAARITGWEQQQVVGRSLHEVFRIYHASGEPAAVELSSATQPAAERTVWLTTLNGNRVAVQDRSTPLRDQAGQLTGVVILFRGLSVTVSEEPPSPSPAERAAQAPLVDVVESISDPLIALDSRWQLIYANASAQKLFERGPEKLLGANLWDLLPTATRESHYEALAHALLHRESVTRELYFEEKQTWLEVRGHPFAEGLLVLMQDITSRREEAERRNRMDRLESLGLLARGFAHEFNNLLTVLLGNISLAEMRLRSAVQLPELHTAKHATLQAQGLVQQLLTFARGGAPIKRPTQLGDLVEQFFLHHSRATRIEYRLELAPHLPNLAVDPAQIRRLLGNLIRNAEQAQPEGGVITVRCLAADPGEMFPHDMLSDLPSLPTGVVIEVNDRGEGISTENLAHIFEPYFSTRKAENATGLGLTVCESIAKAHGGSIAVRSEAANGTTVRFYLPVDAEGEEVDAMGISSAFESAPQSSVPRILVLEDDPLVRSLIVRNLSSQNYEIAESAEGSETVRLYQESLVEGRPYDLVILDLSIPNGMGGVRAMERLRQLDPEVLAIVSSGYSDDPVMAKPAAYGFAAVLPKPYEPADMIRLVKTVLAQRTVRK, from the coding sequence ATGAATGGTTCTGACCGCATCCGTATTCTAATCGTCGAGAACGAAGGGCTCGTCGGCTGTGACATGGCCGCGTGTCTGACCGGCCTCGGCTATCGCGTCGTTGGCACTTGTCCCACTGGCGAAGAGGCGCTGCGGTTATATGACGAGCTGAGGCCTGAGCTGGTACTCATGGATGTGCATCTGGACGGTGCCCTGGACGGGATCGAGACGACCAAACGCTTGCAGCAGAAAGGCGATGTCGCCGTGGTCTATGTGACTGCGTGTGCCGATCAGGAAACTGTACAGAGAGCCCGTGAGACCCAGCCCCATGGTTATCTTTTAAAGCCATTCAATCAGGATGAGCTGCGCCTGGCGGTGGAAGTGGCGGCCACACGGCATCTCAATGATCTCGCTCGCGTACGCCGTGAGCAGAGTTATTTCGAAGCCTTTCAAAGTCTGGCGGATGGTGTCATCGCCGCCGATTTGGCCGGGGTGATTGTGTTCATGAATCCGGCCGCAGCCCGGATCACAGGCTGGGAGCAGCAGCAAGTGGTCGGCAGATCACTGCATGAAGTTTTCCGCATCTATCATGCGAGCGGTGAACCTGCGGCTGTGGAATTGAGTTCAGCTACCCAGCCAGCCGCAGAGCGCACCGTCTGGCTGACCACTCTCAATGGCAACCGGGTGGCTGTGCAGGATCGCTCCACTCCGCTTCGTGATCAGGCGGGTCAATTGACCGGTGTGGTGATTCTTTTCCGCGGATTGTCTGTGACTGTATCGGAGGAGCCTCCATCCCCGTCCCCGGCGGAGCGCGCTGCCCAGGCACCTCTGGTGGATGTGGTTGAAAGCATCTCGGATCCCCTCATCGCTTTGGATAGCCGCTGGCAGCTCATCTATGCCAATGCCAGTGCGCAGAAGCTCTTTGAACGTGGGCCTGAAAAACTTTTGGGCGCAAATCTCTGGGACCTGTTGCCCACAGCCACGCGTGAATCTCATTATGAAGCGCTGGCCCATGCGCTGCTCCATCGGGAGTCAGTCACTCGAGAACTTTACTTTGAAGAAAAGCAGACCTGGCTGGAGGTTCGCGGTCATCCTTTTGCGGAGGGCCTGCTCGTCCTCATGCAGGACATCACCAGCCGACGTGAAGAGGCTGAGCGACGCAACCGCATGGACCGGCTCGAATCACTCGGCCTTTTGGCCCGAGGGTTTGCTCATGAATTTAATAACCTGCTGACCGTCCTGCTGGGGAATATTTCCCTGGCCGAGATGCGGCTGCGTAGCGCCGTGCAATTGCCTGAACTGCACACTGCCAAGCATGCCACTCTGCAGGCCCAGGGTTTGGTGCAGCAATTGCTGACCTTTGCGCGCGGAGGTGCCCCCATCAAACGGCCAACCCAGCTCGGGGATTTGGTGGAGCAGTTCTTTCTTCATCACAGCCGTGCCACGCGCATCGAATACCGGCTGGAGCTGGCCCCTCACTTGCCAAATCTGGCCGTGGATCCCGCGCAGATACGTCGTTTGTTAGGCAATCTCATCCGCAATGCCGAGCAGGCTCAGCCAGAAGGCGGCGTCATCACTGTCCGCTGCTTGGCTGCAGATCCTGGGGAAATGTTTCCTCATGACATGCTGAGCGACCTGCCCTCACTTCCCACAGGCGTGGTCATTGAAGTGAATGACCGAGGTGAAGGCATCTCCACAGAAAATCTGGCCCATATCTTTGAGCCTTATTTCAGCACACGAAAGGCGGAAAATGCCACCGGTCTGGGCCTAACCGTTTGTGAATCCATCGCCAAAGCACATGGCGGCTCCATCGCAGTGCGCAGTGAAGCGGCGAATGGTACCACCGTACGGTTTTACCTGCCCGTGGATGCTGAGGGTGAAGAAGTGGATGCCATGGGCATCAGCTCCGCCTTTGAAAGCGCCCCTCAATCCTCCGTGCCGCGCATTCTGGTACTTGAGGATGATCCATTGGTGCGCAGCCTGATTGTCCGCAATCTGAGCAGCCAAAATTACGAAATCGCCGAAAGCGCTGAAGGCAGTGAGACTGTGCGCCTTTATCAAGAGTCCCTTGTCGAAGGCCGCCCTTATGACCTCGTCATTCTGGACCTTTCCATTCCGAACGGAATGGGGGGCGTCCGTGCCATGGAGCGCCTGCGGCAGCTTGATCCTGAGGTGTTGGCCATCGTTTCCAGCGGTTATTCGGATGACCCCGTCATGGCCAAACCCGCCGCGTATGGCTTTGCTGCAGTGCTGCCGAAACCTTATGAACCTGCGGACATGATCCGCCTGGTGAAGACCGTTCTCGCTCAACGTACGGTGCGGAAATAA
- a CDS encoding PAS domain-containing protein: protein MEDAGEGIRPAEDMEVVLGVLIENAPVAMAMFDDQMHYMLANRSWIEEFSLQGVHPLIGRSQYDVFPVMHPGWRQVYDRALQGHVVRSEHDALSGPDGRRVVYRWEVRPWRRKKDASVGGLMVTCEKFGNAAALQALVPEGEPPVESKEEKAPHLQLVNTNLPMVMLDEMGIVQQTNTAAAEMGLSRGIQEGASAFWEVFADPREASRLQLSWGGVLEKLAGEARSTGWVMEMPAMQRQIFTDAEKAPPQRWLITHCEGGEAKRYLAMLLPAMAAPPAPPRVNFTAPPNLPAIANAVASISQPQAESSSQALEMRRLQDELARARQELRTLHEAERVFTQRDSRVRQYLDALPCGVLVLDDLGTPLYQNEPLTKLLGRPLRREETVENWLSAACPNDEHRTEVTLLWRDDVWRRQLTRIFSLATADGLLKELEFQPSGLPGGGLLVCIQDATEHCRHEEQLRATEAKFRTLLHECPVPVVLMDKAGSVFEVNHLAEILLGHPKTELRRYPLDAWLDPQDARARRETVRQMQESGERSTSLEVKVLQPGRESVPALLTLAQVLDSSGEPHCTVHFFQKKEAVKAVPSGIASAPGPVSAGLSSKRMGTSTERLLRTNVNGRIKEISPRGMELLGLTESDAKGRALHLHFRPSDPTGFYTELTRLAQSSDPVSTLDCFTRDGTRQSCHLRVVASGGGGFDFDLYDASIAGIPTENSFGPAFTGMDPNSQPLFQTLLTSAWPVADLSREKLLLSETHHRIKNHLQIISSLLNLESNTITDSTARTALRSSQNRVRAIAELHQHLYQIALGTAENFSVFASGLVQRLRDCYDISPERVAVRLDLEEGNIQQEWLMPLALTLNETLSNSFEHGFPGDRSGAVKVNLTFGSQGGRLVVSDDGAGFPPDFSAAASPGLGLKILAVFAEQMRGQLNVGASNSGGTEIQLRFPIAYADI from the coding sequence ATGGAAGATGCTGGGGAAGGCATCCGCCCCGCTGAGGACATGGAAGTGGTTCTGGGAGTGCTGATTGAAAACGCGCCTGTAGCCATGGCCATGTTTGACGACCAGATGCACTACATGCTGGCCAACCGCTCCTGGATAGAAGAGTTTTCACTTCAGGGCGTGCATCCATTGATCGGGCGGAGTCAGTACGATGTCTTTCCTGTCATGCATCCAGGATGGAGGCAGGTCTATGACCGTGCGCTCCAGGGGCACGTTGTCCGCAGTGAGCATGATGCCCTCTCGGGTCCGGATGGACGGCGGGTCGTTTACCGCTGGGAAGTCCGGCCGTGGCGGAGGAAGAAAGACGCCAGTGTGGGCGGTCTGATGGTGACTTGTGAAAAGTTCGGCAATGCCGCGGCCCTCCAGGCCCTGGTGCCGGAGGGGGAGCCACCTGTAGAATCCAAGGAAGAAAAGGCCCCTCATCTCCAACTGGTCAATACCAACCTGCCGATGGTCATGCTGGATGAAATGGGAATCGTGCAGCAGACGAATACCGCTGCTGCAGAGATGGGACTCTCCCGTGGTATCCAGGAAGGTGCCTCCGCATTTTGGGAAGTTTTTGCAGATCCTCGGGAAGCCTCACGCCTGCAATTGTCATGGGGTGGCGTTTTGGAAAAGCTGGCTGGTGAGGCGCGCTCCACGGGCTGGGTGATGGAAATGCCTGCCATGCAGCGCCAAATTTTTACGGATGCGGAGAAGGCACCCCCACAGCGCTGGTTGATCACGCATTGTGAGGGTGGTGAGGCCAAGCGCTATTTGGCGATGCTGCTGCCAGCCATGGCTGCACCGCCAGCGCCCCCGCGCGTGAATTTTACCGCCCCCCCGAATTTGCCCGCTATTGCCAATGCGGTGGCCAGTATATCCCAGCCGCAGGCGGAGAGTTCAAGCCAGGCTCTGGAAATGCGCCGCTTGCAGGATGAGCTGGCGCGGGCACGCCAGGAACTGCGCACCCTTCACGAGGCAGAGCGTGTTTTTACCCAGAGAGATTCCCGTGTGCGGCAGTATCTGGATGCCCTGCCTTGTGGTGTCCTGGTCCTGGATGACTTGGGCACACCGCTGTATCAAAATGAGCCGTTGACGAAACTGCTCGGTCGCCCTCTGCGCAGGGAGGAGACGGTGGAAAATTGGCTCAGTGCGGCCTGCCCTAACGACGAACATCGTACAGAGGTGACGTTGCTTTGGCGAGATGACGTCTGGCGTCGTCAGCTCACGCGCATCTTTTCCCTGGCCACGGCTGATGGTCTGCTGAAGGAGCTGGAGTTTCAGCCTTCGGGGCTGCCAGGAGGGGGGCTTCTTGTGTGCATCCAGGATGCCACGGAGCATTGCCGCCATGAGGAGCAGTTGCGTGCCACGGAGGCCAAATTCCGCACCTTGCTGCATGAGTGCCCTGTTCCTGTGGTCTTGATGGACAAAGCCGGATCCGTCTTTGAGGTCAATCATTTGGCGGAAATTTTGTTAGGCCATCCGAAGACCGAACTCCGCCGTTATCCTCTTGATGCCTGGCTGGATCCGCAGGATGCGCGTGCACGCCGCGAGACGGTGCGCCAGATGCAGGAAAGCGGAGAACGTAGTACCTCGCTTGAGGTTAAGGTACTTCAACCTGGGCGGGAGTCTGTGCCCGCTCTGCTTACCTTGGCGCAGGTTTTGGATTCCTCGGGAGAGCCCCACTGCACGGTACATTTCTTCCAGAAAAAGGAAGCCGTTAAGGCGGTCCCGTCCGGCATCGCTTCGGCCCCAGGGCCTGTGTCTGCCGGACTGTCTTCGAAGCGCATGGGGACATCCACAGAAAGACTGCTGCGCACCAATGTGAATGGAAGGATCAAAGAGATCTCTCCCCGTGGAATGGAATTGCTCGGCCTTACAGAAAGCGATGCGAAAGGCCGCGCACTGCATCTGCATTTCCGCCCTTCTGACCCCACGGGTTTTTACACGGAACTGACGAGACTGGCCCAGAGTTCAGACCCGGTTTCGACACTGGATTGCTTCACACGCGATGGAACGCGGCAGTCCTGTCATTTGCGAGTGGTTGCCTCAGGTGGTGGTGGTTTTGATTTCGACCTCTATGATGCGTCCATCGCTGGAATCCCCACGGAAAATTCCTTCGGCCCTGCTTTCACGGGCATGGACCCCAATTCGCAGCCGCTTTTTCAGACGTTGCTGACTTCGGCTTGGCCTGTCGCAGATCTTTCCCGGGAAAAATTGCTGCTGAGCGAAACGCATCACCGGATCAAGAACCACCTGCAGATTATTTCCAGCCTGCTCAATCTGGAATCGAATACCATCACGGACAGCACCGCCCGCACCGCTTTGCGCTCTAGCCAGAACCGTGTGCGCGCCATCGCTGAACTGCACCAGCACCTCTATCAGATCGCTCTGGGTACCGCAGAAAACTTCAGCGTCTTTGCCAGTGGGCTCGTCCAGCGCCTGCGTGATTGTTATGATATTTCTCCAGAGCGGGTGGCCGTAAGGTTGGATTTGGAGGAAGGGAACATTCAGCAAGAATGGCTGATGCCGCTGGCCCTCACGCTCAACGAAACGCTCTCAAACAGTTTTGAGCATGGCTTTCCTGGCGACCGATCGGGCGCGGTGAAAGTAAACCTTACTTTCGGCTCCCAAGGAGGCCGCTTGGTCGTATCTGATGACGGGGCAGGGTTTCCGCCCGATTTTTCGGCGGCGGCTTCTCCAGGTCTCGGTTTGAAAATATTGGCCGTGTTTGCCGAGCAGATGCGTGGTCAGCTCAATGTGGGAGCCAGCAATTCTGGTGGCACTGAAATTCAATTGCGATTTCCTATAGCATATGCTGATATTTAG
- a CDS encoding TatD family hydrolase yields MLYDAHNHLQDERLDPWRPQVMAELATSGLTEAVVNGTSEEDWQAVASLARQHSWVRPSFGLHPWYVRERSHAWSERLADLLRQFPQSAVGEIGLDRWIENPDVEAQLHCFRTQLALAREMDRPVTIHCLRAWGMLEEELRTQPLPTRGFLLHSYGGPVEMIPGFVKHGAYFSLSPYFGHPRKAAQLETFKSVPIDRLLAETDAPDMRPPDFLNDHPLVQGDQSLNHPANLRVSYELLAKLRGIPMEELADQMAENYRRLFIG; encoded by the coding sequence ATGCTCTACGATGCCCATAATCACCTTCAAGATGAGCGCCTGGACCCCTGGCGGCCTCAGGTGATGGCAGAGCTCGCCACCTCCGGCCTCACGGAGGCCGTAGTCAATGGAACCTCCGAAGAGGATTGGCAGGCCGTTGCCTCCCTGGCCCGGCAGCATTCATGGGTGAGGCCCTCCTTCGGCCTGCATCCATGGTATGTGAGGGAGCGCAGCCATGCATGGAGTGAGCGTTTGGCAGACCTCCTGCGCCAGTTTCCACAGTCCGCTGTGGGGGAAATCGGCCTGGACCGCTGGATCGAAAACCCAGACGTCGAAGCTCAGCTTCACTGCTTTCGTACCCAGCTAGCCCTGGCTCGGGAAATGGACCGCCCCGTCACCATCCATTGCCTGCGCGCCTGGGGCATGCTGGAGGAGGAACTGCGCACGCAGCCGTTGCCCACTCGTGGATTTCTCCTGCATTCCTATGGTGGCCCTGTGGAAATGATTCCTGGGTTTGTGAAACACGGGGCCTATTTTTCACTTTCCCCCTACTTTGGGCATCCGCGTAAAGCCGCGCAATTGGAGACCTTCAAGTCGGTCCCCATTGACCGCCTCCTGGCTGAAACCGATGCACCGGACATGCGCCCGCCAGATTTTTTGAATGATCACCCCTTAGTCCAGGGTGATCAGTCTCTGAATCATCCCGCCAACCTTCGAGTCAGCTATGAGCTGCTGGCAAAGCTGCGAGGCATTCCGATGGAGGAGCTGGCCGATCAGATGGCCGAAAATTATCGCCGTCTTTTTATAGGCTGA